Proteins found in one Nocardia brasiliensis ATCC 700358 genomic segment:
- the map gene encoding type I methionyl aminopeptidase translates to MVELKTPDEIARMRVTGQFVAEVLAELRVLAEVGVNLLELEAHVRERIRRRGAQSCYWDYAPSFGRGPFRNTVCLSVNDAVLHGLPFDYRLRDGDVLTMDLAVGIDGWVADAARTIVVGTADEADLRLIQATEDALAAAIAVAVPGKHIGDISAAISGVARDYGYPVNTEFGGHGLGRTMHEDPHVANHGRAGRGYRLRPGLVIAIEPWFARTTDRIFTDPDGWTLRSADGSRTAHSEHTVAITESGPQVLTAA, encoded by the coding sequence ATGGTGGAGCTGAAGACGCCGGACGAGATCGCCCGGATGCGCGTGACCGGGCAGTTCGTCGCCGAGGTGCTCGCGGAGTTGCGCGTGCTGGCCGAGGTCGGGGTGAACCTACTCGAGCTGGAGGCGCACGTGCGCGAGCGGATCCGGCGGCGCGGCGCGCAATCCTGCTACTGGGACTACGCGCCCTCGTTCGGGCGCGGCCCCTTCCGGAACACCGTCTGCCTGTCGGTGAACGACGCTGTGCTGCACGGCCTTCCGTTCGATTACCGGCTGCGTGACGGGGATGTGCTGACCATGGACCTCGCGGTCGGCATCGACGGGTGGGTGGCCGACGCGGCGAGGACGATCGTGGTCGGCACCGCCGACGAGGCGGACCTGCGGCTGATCCAGGCCACCGAGGACGCGCTCGCGGCGGCGATCGCGGTCGCGGTGCCCGGCAAGCACATCGGCGACATCTCCGCCGCCATCTCCGGGGTCGCGCGCGACTACGGCTATCCCGTGAACACGGAATTCGGTGGTCACGGGCTCGGCCGCACCATGCACGAGGATCCGCACGTGGCCAATCACGGGCGTGCGGGTCGCGGCTACCGGTTGCGGCCCGGCCTGGTCATCGCCATCGAACCCTGGTTCGCCCGCACCACCGACCGCATTTTCACCGATCCCGACGGTTGGACCCTGCGCTCGGCCGACGGTTCGCGCACCGCCCACTCCGAACACACCGTCGCGATCACCGAGTCCGGTCCACAAGTGCTCACCGCCGCCTGA